The Streptomyces albofaciens JCM 4342 genome has a segment encoding these proteins:
- a CDS encoding MerR family transcriptional regulator: MLSGDEDDQLYPINEVARCFGLSVATLRYYDELGLLPPAGRRGNVRHYGRHELRRLALIQHLHHGGMLSLADTAAALGERGPDGALRPPGRAVLTGAVQLIEERMADLQAARQRLAHLLTCPKNDPVRECTHLRAELDRNVTEALGR; this comes from the coding sequence ATGCTGTCCGGCGACGAGGACGACCAGCTGTATCCGATCAACGAAGTGGCCCGCTGCTTCGGCCTGTCGGTGGCCACGCTGCGGTACTACGACGAGCTGGGGCTGCTGCCGCCCGCCGGGCGCCGCGGGAACGTACGGCACTACGGCCGCCACGAACTGCGGCGGCTCGCGCTGATCCAGCACCTGCACCACGGCGGCATGCTGAGCCTCGCGGACACCGCCGCCGCGCTCGGCGAGCGCGGCCCGGACGGGGCGCTGCGGCCGCCGGGACGGGCGGTGCTGACCGGCGCCGTCCAGCTGATCGAGGAGCGCATGGCGGACCTCCAGGCCGCGCGACAGCGCCTCGCCCACCTGCTGACCTGCCCGAAGAACGATCCGGTACGGGAGTGCACGCACCTGCGCGCGGAGCTGGACCGGAACGTGACGGAGGCGCTGGGCCGCTGA
- a CDS encoding TetR/AcrR family transcriptional regulator: MARTKAFDPDVALQAALELFWRRGYEATSMTDLVEHLGIARASIYATFGSKHDLYLKALERYSRLSDPGLIEELSQPGPALPAVRALVRRFADEAACDDLGRGCFVTNTAAELAARDRHAARQVEASWTVLETALTSALTRARAQGELPADRDPRALARMLLVLMQGLRLMGKSGQEPGRLRDAADQALALLD; encoded by the coding sequence ATGGCACGGACCAAGGCATTCGATCCGGACGTCGCCCTCCAGGCAGCCCTCGAACTGTTCTGGCGGCGCGGTTACGAAGCGACGTCGATGACCGACCTCGTCGAGCACCTCGGCATCGCCCGCGCCAGCATCTACGCGACCTTCGGCAGCAAGCACGACCTCTACCTCAAGGCCCTGGAGCGCTACAGCCGGCTCTCGGACCCGGGACTCATCGAGGAACTGTCACAGCCGGGGCCCGCGCTGCCCGCCGTACGGGCCCTGGTGCGCCGGTTCGCGGACGAGGCCGCCTGCGACGACCTGGGGCGCGGCTGCTTCGTGACGAACACGGCCGCGGAGCTGGCCGCGCGCGACCGGCACGCCGCCCGGCAGGTCGAGGCGAGCTGGACCGTACTGGAAACGGCGCTGACCTCGGCCCTGACGCGGGCCCGGGCCCAGGGCGAACTGCCCGCCGACCGTGACCCGCGGGCGCTGGCCCGGATGCTGCTCGTCCTGATGCAGGGGCTGCGACTGATGGGCAAGTCGGGCCAGGAGCCGGGGCGGCTCCGCGACGCGGCGGACCAGGCGCTGGCCCTGCTGGACTGA